The Cololabis saira isolate AMF1-May2022 chromosome 5, fColSai1.1, whole genome shotgun sequence genome segment ACAGTCGGAGGTCGTTGCATGATGGAGGTAAAACATTCAGACACATTCAACACAATAATTAAGAAGAATAATAATCGCATTAGTAGAAAAATATGGCTTTCAGTACGCAGCAGTAAAAAATTAATGTTTTAATAaagaaatcacacacacacacacacacacacacacacacgggtcaCGTGACCctcagaggtcaaaggtcaggctGACGCTCTCCCCCGGCTCCACCCTGACCAGCCGGGTCTGCCGCTGGGACTCGGGGCAGCTGGCCGTGACGGAGTAGGTTCCCGGGGAAACCTCGATGTAGAAGTCCTCGCCGCCGCCGGAGACGCCGCCCTGGAGACACACGCGTTATTGATCCCACCAATCAGCTGCTCTCTTGTGGTCGTGACATTATCTTATTAAAAAGGGGAAATGTGGGCAACCCTAAGTACCACCACCCCCCAAGTACCCCTCAGGTAAATCTAGAGGGACGTCTGGTCCTGCTGATGGACACGTGTGGAAAAAAACTAATGTGgagagaaaataataataataaaaataattaatgctccctgacccaatacagagtttcttttcaattcaggagactcgttacaatcttagaggtgtctgcaatttcacagtacaaatggctaaaaaaggtatgaaaaggagacgtgtctccattactggagttaaattctggaatgatgccaacatacatttaaaaacatgtcattcttttttgtatttaagaaaatggtttgtaaagctatttttgaagcttataagtggaattgaccatctgttaatgtttctttgcttttctattgtttctttgccttttgttgtttctttgcttttctattctctttttggttttctggaggtcggtagccaaaaaaagaaagttggtacaataggataggcttttataagcattttgcttaattgttcaacacattttttggtttttgtatgaaatgttaatgctgtgcacaatgtttttttttgtgttgttttgtgttgtcatgactgaataaacttatcaattgatcaataactgatcaataactgatcaatactgcagcTGATCTGTGACATGAGCAGCTCTCCTGGTTGATGCTGACAGGTTTCAACAtatgatacaccagttcaacccagagtacgtcctgccatccagaacccatttcacccacttgatggagaaaaaatacgagacgttttattttattttatcatgtattttttatataacacaattgcctgtccttaaaaaatgaaaaataatggacagaggtttatttatttatggatttatgtctatactgactgatcactgtgcctgtccttggttttttttattaactttttgtatgaacagccacaaagttgaataaaatatctatttttcattgaagtacccatctttctcgtgtttatcatttgccacataattaaagcaacctcatacttaatgtaagaaaacaatttttgcatttttttgtcatataatttcatccaaaacttgtataaatcgaaatgtgtttctttgagtggcagccctttcaaaccagtggattttttcgaaaggaaaaaacatgagttagatttgcagaagcaagttttaaagcccacaacatcagctaacgtcgctgatgatagcctgcattaaaatgcattgtttttttctaaaattaaaattgacataaattgtcaaccggtccctgagctttttgtttatacttctgctggtccttggctcaaaaaaggttgggaacccctggtttagatacacaatcaaatacgtctcagtggcttcgctccaacccgcccacttctcatctgggtgtccaaaaacaaatgaggacgaggcgagtggaggcgagacgaggaggtactagtataaaagcgccataagtaaCTAACTAATTGGACTCAGATTAAAATGCAGATGTCCCAGCTTTCCACCAGTCCTTAAACGCAGCATGtaggaggctttttgaattcTTAATTATCCTTTTGTCCGTAACAAATCTAATAACAAATCAGATAAGACGCACAAATCTAATACTCCGTATTGCCTCTGTCTCTAGTAAATAAGGTAGAAACGGTGGAATCTGCCCGACTCACGTGTTTCCTGCCGGGCCGCCTGGTCGACGCCCCGTCAGGACCCGGACCGGCGTGGAACCGGCACACGTGTCTCCTCTCAGCGTCGCTGGGCTCAGGGCAGGAACCGGACTCGTAGAAGCTCTGGAGCAACGACACACCCGGGTTTAGGTCAGGTTCAGGTCAGGTTTAGGTGAGGTTTAGGTCAGGTGTAGGTCAGGTGTAGGCCAGGTGTAGGTCAGGTTTAGGTCAGGTGTAGGTCAGGTTCAGGTCAGGTTTAGGTCAGGTTTAGGTCAGGTTTAGGTCAGGTTTAGGTCAGGTTTAGGCCAGGTTTAGGTCAGGTTCAGGTCAGGTTTAGGTCAGGTTTAGGTCAGGTTTAGGCCAGGTGTAGGCCAGGTTCAGGGCAGGTGTAGGTCAGGTTTAGGTCAGGTGTAGGTCAGGTTCAGGTCAGGTTTAGGTCAGGTGTAGGTCAGGTTCAGGTCAGGTTTAGGTCAGGTTTAGGTCAGGTTTAGGTCAGGTTTAGGTCAGGTGTAGGTCAGATGTAGGTCAGGTTTAGGTCAGGTGTAGGTCAGGTTCAGGTCAGGTTTAGGTCAGGTTTAGGTCAGGTTTAGGTCAGGTTTAGGCCAGGTTTAGGCCAGGTGTAGGTCAGGTTCAGGTCAGGTTTAGGTCAGGTTTAGGTCAGGTTTAGGTCAGGTGTAGGTCAGATGTAGGTCAGGTTTAGGTCAGGTGTAGGTCAGGTTCAGGTCAGGTTTAGGTCAGGTTTAGGTCAGGTTTAGGTCAGGTGTAGGCCAGGTTCAGGTCAGGTTTAGGTCAGGTTTAGGTCAGGTTTAGGTCAGGTTTAGGTCGGGTTTAGGTCAGGTGTAGGTCGGGTTCAGGTCGGGTTCAGGTCGGGTTTAGGCCGGGTTTAGGCCGGGTTTAGGCCGGGTTTAGGCCGGGTTTAGGTCAGGTTTGGGTCGGGTTTAGGCCGGGTTTAGGCCGGGTTTAGGCCGGGTTTAGGTCGGGTTTAGGCCGGGTTTAGGCCGGGTTTAGGCCGGGTTTAGGCCGGGTTTAGGCCGGGTTTAGGTCGGGTTTAGGTCGGGTTTAGGTCGGGTTTAGGTCGGGTTTAGGTCGGGTTTAGGTCGGGTTCAGGTCGGGTTCAGGTCGGGTTCAGGTCGGGTTCAGGTCAGGTTTAGGTCAGGTTTAGGTCAGGTTTGGGTCAGGTTTGGGTCAGGTTTGGGTCAGGTTTGGGTCAGGTTTGGGTCAGGTTTGGGTCAGGTTTGGGTCAGGTTTGGGTCAGGTTTGGGTCAGGTTTGGGGCAGGTTTAGGTCAGGTTTGGGTCAGGTTTGGGTCAGGTTTAGGTCAGGTTCAGGTCAGGTTTGGGTCTGTTAGCGGCCCGTGACCCGGGGTAACTCACCCTGCAGCGGTCCGTGGTCCGGGCCATGAACTCCGAGATGCTGGCGAAGGCGTCGGCCAGCTCGGCGGCGGCCAGCGCCTCGCCAGCCGCGCGGCTCGGCCCGGCTCCCTCCGACGAGGCCGGCGTCCGGGCCGAGCCGGAGCGAGACCCGGAGGAGGTCCAGTCCACGCTCCGCCGGGAGGCCCGGTCCAGGACCTCCCGGCCCAGGCGGGCCGAGCGACGCAGGGACGAGTCCAGCCAGGCCTGGCTCGCCatgggggggctgggggggagagcaggagagcaggGGGGTCACGGAGGTCAGGTCACTACGAGTTCCTGACTAttaagtaagggataatgcccaacgaggtgtacattaacataaatatatggacgtcGCGGGGCCCCCGCGTATACCActgtcacttaccaaaaaacataaatattaaaatcagttattcatgctttaaagggaaagttcgttttttttacaacctggaccttatttctggcattttttatggtcgtatactcacccagaggtgtttggtgtcatttggagtccttcggaagatattagggttttttttgcgagctgcttctccatataacggtagtgaacggggcacagcgggacacagacgatgcagcgtctaa includes the following:
- the akip1 gene encoding A-kinase-interacting protein 1 codes for the protein MASQAWLDSSLRRSARLGREVLDRASRRSVDWTSSGSRSGSARTPASSEGAGPSRAAGEALAAAELADAFASISEFMARTTDRCRSFYESGSCPEPSDAERRHVCRFHAGPGPDGASTRRPGRKHGGVSGGGEDFYIEVSPGTYSVTASCPESQRQTRLVRVEPGESVSLTFDL